The following proteins are encoded in a genomic region of Reichenbachiella sp.:
- a CDS encoding ammonium transporter, whose product MTRKFISALSLTLFFPILAFGQESTLNSGDTAWMLIATALVVLMTPAGLTLFYGGLTRRKSVLNTIGMSYVAYCTATVVWVIIGYSFAFGSGNGVIGGFDYALLRNIKIHDLIGTIPHLLFVMFQGTFAAIAVALVSGSIIERVKFSTWFIFSILWVMFIYSPIAHMVWGGGLLSNHGELDFAGGTVIHINAGISGLVLVYLLGNRKGHKNIDAQPSSTKLMLLGSALLWFGWFGFNGGSQLAADFVAANALLVTNVAAAAGGLSWLIIEWSTSDKKPTLLGSASGVVSGLVGITPASGYVDVSAALTIGTFSGAIGYYGVVKLKSILGYDDTLDVFGIHGLVGIFGAIATGLFANPEINGAAGAFYGNPGQLIPQLVAVGATIVYAGIGSALLFKVTTLVTGGGRIEDALEDQGMDMGYHGEESFHTADNPLPEA is encoded by the coding sequence ATGACTAGAAAATTCATTTCTGCACTCAGCCTCACTTTATTTTTTCCAATTTTAGCATTTGGACAAGAGTCCACCCTAAACTCTGGTGATACCGCATGGATGCTTATCGCCACGGCCTTAGTGGTGCTGATGACGCCGGCTGGACTTACACTTTTTTATGGAGGCCTTACTCGTAGAAAAAGTGTGCTGAATACGATTGGCATGAGCTACGTCGCGTATTGTACCGCCACTGTGGTTTGGGTAATCATAGGATATAGTTTTGCTTTTGGGTCAGGCAACGGTGTGATCGGAGGCTTCGATTACGCTTTGCTCAGAAACATCAAGATTCATGACTTGATTGGAACTATTCCTCATTTATTATTCGTGATGTTCCAAGGCACATTCGCGGCAATTGCTGTAGCTCTCGTAAGTGGATCCATCATTGAGCGCGTCAAGTTTTCCACCTGGTTCATCTTCTCTATTCTTTGGGTCATGTTTATTTATTCTCCCATCGCCCACATGGTCTGGGGTGGGGGCCTGCTAAGCAATCATGGTGAACTAGATTTTGCAGGAGGCACAGTCATTCATATTAATGCCGGCATTTCTGGTTTGGTGCTGGTTTACTTATTAGGAAATAGAAAAGGTCATAAAAATATTGATGCTCAACCTTCTTCCACGAAATTGATGCTTTTAGGTAGTGCGCTACTTTGGTTCGGTTGGTTCGGATTTAATGGCGGAAGCCAACTCGCCGCTGACTTTGTCGCTGCCAATGCACTGCTTGTAACCAATGTAGCTGCAGCTGCAGGTGGTTTATCCTGGTTGATCATCGAATGGTCTACCTCAGACAAAAAACCAACATTGCTTGGATCAGCATCTGGCGTAGTCTCAGGTTTGGTTGGAATCACTCCAGCGTCAGGATATGTAGATGTATCCGCTGCCCTTACCATCGGAACATTCTCTGGAGCTATTGGATACTACGGCGTAGTCAAACTCAAAAGCATTCTTGGCTATGATGATACGTTGGATGTATTTGGTATTCATGGCTTAGTTGGCATCTTTGGTGCCATAGCTACAGGCCTATTTGCCAATCCCGAAATAAATGGTGCAGCAGGTGCTTTCTACGGCAACCCTGGTCAACTTATTCCTCAATTAGTCGCTGTAGGTGCCACCATTGTATATGCGGGCATAGGCTCTGCCTTACTTTTTAAAGTAACTACACTTGTTACAGGAGGCGGTCGAATTGAAGATGCTCTGGAAGATCAAGGCATGGACATGGGTTACCATGGTGAGGAGAGCTTTCACACCGCAGACAACCCATTGCCTGAGGCTTAA